The DNA region CCGTCAGGAAATTTAATATCATGGGTAATCCAGTTGAAGAACGCTTCATTCTTGCGCGTGTCTAACCGAAATGTCAGGACTGGACATCTCCAATTTTCTAGTACATGAAGCGGTTCGCGATCACAAATATCTGGCAAATCTAATCTAGACTTCAAATTATCTTTTGTCTTTCCTGGGACATTTAGAACAGTGTTCATGAGGTTGGCGAAGACGTTCTTCTCTACGTGCATGACATCTAGATTATGTTTCAACAAAAGATCTTTCCAATAAGGCAACACCCAAAAAATGCTATGTTTATACCAATTGTGATTGATGCCAGCACCGTAAACAACAACATGTCCATTACCACCACAATCTGTAGTCCTCTCTGCTCCAAAATCTCTTAACTGTTCCAGTAAAATATGTCTGTCGACTTCCGGAGGTGGTACATCAACCACTTGCTTATTCTTCCAAAACAATGTCCTCGAACGCCGGTAAGGGTGACGAGCTAGTAGAAATCTTctatgacaatcaaaccaactaGTTTTACGTTCATGCCTCAACTGGAACACATCTGTGTTATCTTCACAAGACGGACACGCTAACCTTCCATGAGTTGACCATCCAGATAGCATCCCATAAGCTGGAAAGTCACTAATCGTCCACATAAGTGCTACACGCATCTGGAAATTCTGCTTGGTTGAAACGTCATATGTTGTAGCACTATGATCCCATAACAGTTTCAGCTCATATATCAACGGTTGCAGAAACACAACAAGAGATCTCTTTGGATGATTTGGATCGGGAACCAAAAtcgaaaggaaaagaaactctCGACGCATGCACAAAGATGGCAGTAAGTTATAAGGTGTTACTATTACTGACTACAACGAATATTGCCTTCCATGCTTTCCAAATGGGTTGAAACCATCCGTAGATAATCCTAGGTACACGTTTCTTGGCTCATACGCAAAATCTGGATACACAGATTGGAAATGCCTCCATGCTTCCGCATCTGAAGGATGCGTAATCTCTCCGTTTGCATTGTGTTTTGCGTGCCATCTCATTGGACTAGCCATACGCTCAGATTGATATAATCGCTTCAGCCTTTCTGTGATAGGTAAATACCACATCCGCTTATATGGAACTGGAACCCTACCGCCTGTTTCCTGATATCTTGGTTTTTGACAAAATCGACACCTTATCCTATCTCCGTCTTCTCTCCAATAGATCATGCAATTATCTTCTCATACATCTATCATTTGATACGGCAAACCAAGACCGGCGACCAATTTCTGAATCTCGTAATATGTACCTAGAAAATGATTATCTTCAGGCAAAATGTCTTTCACAAAATCTGTTATCGCATCCACACATTCCTCAGCCAAATTGTAGTCCGTCTTTATGGTCATCAATCTGCTTGCAGATGATAAAGCCGAATGACTTTCCCTACAACCTCCGTATAACGACTGCTTAGCTGCATCCAGCATAGAAAAAAACTTGCATGCCTTTGCATTAGGTTCCTCTAATCTATCAACATTTTGACCCATCGATTGCATTTTTTCCCtatatgcatcattcaccatctcaATAGTATCCACACCATAATCTACTTCTGCTCTAGGTTCCTCTACGCTATCAACAATATATGGTTCGCTAGAACTAATATACTCTAGTCTTTCACCATGGAGAAACCAAATTTTGTAACCCGACATAAAACCATTGGAAGAAAGATGACCCCATACTAAATCAATCCTAATATTGTGAGAATTCCTGCAAATCGAACATGGACATTTCAACTTACGGGTTTGAAAAACGATCGGTTGTTGACATGCCAACTCCATAAATTCGCCTACACCACGAGCATACTCATCATTCAATAAATTTGATTCTGGATCGAGCATTGGTCCGTCTATCCAAGAtcgaaaataagaaaaagaagacattttttgtttttttcttaaagaaatGAGTGAGAGTATGAGAAGGAGTGGTTGGTTTTTATAGAGAAAGTAAATTTCGTATCTGTCAGTAATCCGTCAGTAATTCTGAAATTTACAACGGCTATACAACGGCTACATTAATGGATACATTTACCGACAGATTTCTGACGGATATTAATTTAACTTGTCAGAAATCCGTCGGACACCAAATAAGAGAAACAACTATAATAATGGATACATTTACCGACGGATATTAATTTAGCTTGTCGGAAATCCGTCAGAAAGCGAATAATATAAACGGCTACAATAATGTATACAGTTACCGACGGATTTCTGACGGAAATAAATTTACAGGCGTCGGAAATCCGTCGGTAATAGACTAATATATGAGCGACAACAACAACGAATATATTTACCGACTAAATTCCGACGAAAGGTATTGACGGTCAAAATTTGGTCGGTAATCCGTCAGAAATGTTGACAGATTATTGGCGGACTGTGTCTGTCGATAAATTTCTGATGGAAAACCGACAAATCCTTCCAGCGTCAGAAATCGGTCAATATGCTATCGGTAATTACCGACAGACAGTTGCCCGTCAGAAGTGCCGTCAGTTATGACCTTGTTTTCTTGGAGTGGATCCACACTTATATATCTTAAAGATTCAACTTTTTAAGTGCTTTGCTCAAGGAGATATTCGTCTATCTCTTTGAAGTTCTTGACAGCAAAGTCCTTGATGACGTGTGGGTCAGCGATCTCATGGCTGGTCTTCTCAAACTCACTAGACCATTTCAGAATGCTTCCACCGTCCTTAGGAATAACTGTGATGTGGTTCCTTCGAATGTTTTGTAGTACTCCATCATTTCGCCACCGATGATGCTGTACAACATGCTTTTGTTCTCCAAATCCACTGTTTCGATCCTCTCATCCGATATCTTCACCAGTGGagatcctatatatatatatgggtaaaAGTATAAACATAGATCAACTAGGGTTTAACTACACTGAGTTATAGCGCATTAAGGGACATGACATGGATGGTTGTCTTATTAAAATCTCTAATATATACATTTCTTCCCATCTAGAACCACACttggtttttttgaaaaataaatgtctTCTCGAATGAAGTACTTAATCTGATTGAGTGCGACCACATTTATGGTTCTCTGTCCATTCAATTTTGCCATTTAGGAAATTATTAGAATCATGAGTAATGAATGGTTACAAATTAAGATAGAGTGAAACAATGTACCTTTAATTTAGATaataaaacaaccaaattgGATATATAGGTccatatttacttttatttaatattttgtaaacggTGGAGATGAATTTCTTACTTGAACAATGAATATCATCATAAATTATCATAAACTGTATGAATGATcgatatagatatatatatatatatatatatatatatatatatatatatatatatatatatgcatgcatacaTTGGCGGATCCAGAAATTTTTTTGGATGGGGCACAAAAtatctataattaattataataaaattatataaaatatattttttaacaaatataaatttttatttctaatgtatttaaatatgaaatccaaaaatcatcaaatactaatgaaatattatttatcttggttttaaaatatattttcattaaccGCATCAGTTCAAAAATAGACTTATGCGACCCGTTACAATGAATAGCTAACAATGTGGTTCTCCTCTCGACCATATAAAAGATATTTGACTATCGTTTAAATGCCACTATTTCCTTTACTATTTTTTTGAtgataatttacaaatttaatgaagcatttattgtttaaaattattttaaacgaataatattttacattcaattagaataataataatagtctacatatattagatatatttagaaaattttagcTCCACAATTTCTCagttacaaattacaataacatgtaatttatatgtaaaaaaaattatttgaatccacaaatctaaatatattagacaaattttaactctaaaatatgaaatgaatcacaaaatagataatatatgTTTACTAAGTTACTAATTGTACCaacattttgaaaattcaatGTAAAATGTAATCTCtactattaaattaaaatgatgctttaaaaaatttcaaaaattaattaataaaagtagAAGTTAATGTACTCAATcatgataaaaaatttaaaaaacatctTGGAAAGACACAGGACCTGCCGAAGTggtaaaccaaaaagaaaagaaaaaaataaactaaaagaaaagtttaggcATCGAACTTGGGGCACAAAAATTAGCATGGGGCACACTTTATCCAAATGAGCTAGAAGACTATTGGTAATGGtcaactaattttgtttttaacttagtatggggcacgtgccccaccctATATCAACATAGATCCGCCCCTGCATGCATAAGGTTCTAGATAAATAATGATactgaaataaataatttactctTAGCCGGATCCGTCACTGTTTCGCATATTTAATTTCATGTCAAATATAATTGATACTGGCCGGATCATCAGCTTCCTTGGCCAAATTGATTTTCCATCTGAGTCCAAGTAGCAAAGCAATAAATAATGTTATTGCATTGCATGGCAAGTTTCCATATGGTTCGTCTGGCTGATAGGCTCTTTAACGACTCTCTAGAAACAAGAAGATATTTACATAACGACTCTCTAAGATATATAcggtttattttaatttttaggaagcggtatattttttattataaaatacgGTTTATTTATAAATCTCTCTGATACTCTGTATTGGTATTATAATGACAATGGGCATATTTGTATCTTGAAAGGCAAGTGACGTCCCTATATTCCTACttctctgattctgaatcagtGGCGGtggaaagattaaaaaatatgtacTGTGGCACTGTGCTAACTGCTAAGTAACCATCATAAACGTATCCATACATAGTGGTTAATAGTAAAGGTCTTTTCAACCGACCAActtaattcaatttttcttataaaagcACTTTTACTACCGTAAAATCGAGCGGAAGTAAACACAGATCTAGTCATCATTATGACGATACATTGTAAATACATAACAACGTAAACTATAGTGTAGATTGAAAGTGGTTctgtaattttgaaataaatatctACTCCATAATTTTTTAAGGTAAAGGAGAACATGAGAATATATCTTCTTTATTAACAAAACAAGTTGCATAAGCCGCTCACCCAgttgtgaaaattataatcattcGGTCCAACAATAATATGCCaatagatattttattataatatacgATCGAGTCCATACATCCCCAAAATACCAAACGTTTATAAGAGATCGTGCAGAATATACtgcaataaatatatagatatgtatgCCTTTTATTTAGACGACGTTTTGCAATGTAGACGAACCTTGCAAGTTAGGACGTATTTATTTAAGGATTTTGGCATCGAGCATCTTGAAGAGATAAGCAGCTGTGTTGAAGGGTAGATATGGGTCATCGATGTCATCAGAAATCTTTTCGAACACTAGGGTCAATTTAACGTGGCTACCATCACCATCTTCCGAAGGCGTAACGACGATGGTTATTTTGAACGTCTTGTAGTTCCTCAAGATAACACTGGAGATGAGGTTTACCGTGGTTTTTCTATTCGTCCAATCCTCAGCCTCGATCTCCACCTCATCTTTTATAGTTAAAACATAGTGATTAGGGATTTAATCGAGAGAACATGATGAATCAGTGAGATATATGTAATATAGAAAAGTTACCATCATCTTTTACTGCTTCCATGAAAGCTTTAAACAATTCTTCTGCCGGACACTTACGATTAAACTGAACAGTGCTGATGGAGATGTGTGGGTCGACGTGGATGTCATCAACGGGAATCTTCTCGATCTTGCCGGTCCATTTCACACGGCTGCCATCACCGTCATCCCTAGGAGTAATGGTGGTGGTTAATTTGAACGTCTTGTACTTCCTCAAAATTTCAGAGCTGATCACATTTATCGTAATTTCTCTTTTCTCCCAATCCTCAGCCTCGATCTCCACCAAATCTTATGTTGAAACATAGAAATTAAAGGTTTAGTCGAAAAATTAGTTAGCTGATTAATCAATAAGATGTATGTAATACTGTTGAAGACTTACCATTGTCTTTTAACCCTTTCATGAAATCTTTAAACAGGTCGTCCGCCTGAGACTTTATGTCAAACTCATGAGTAGATTCGTTTAGTGCcattctctatttttgtttttgtttttgaagtctATGTTATGTGTGGGTTTGATAATAACCTTCTCAGTATACTGAATGTGGTTATATAGAAAGACAGAGGTTTATGACAAttacattaaataaaatcaCCTAACCCCACCCATCTAACTTTTTCACTTTGTGGAATCTTTTTAAAACTAACCTAAAGCTTCAGTATTTGAATTGCAGACCACATTGATTTGCAGACGAATGTGGTACATGGGAGTAAATAAAATTTGCAGACCACATTGATTTCAACAGCCTAATTTGTGTATCGATTATCTCAATCTAGCAAGTGCTTTACGTAAATTACTTTGTTTTGAGAtacatttttagaaatatatgatCACTAGTAAAATTCTTCTTAAATGACTCTTGCTCTATGAGCTTCATGTTACACAAAACgcgttttattattttgtctttttatagtATACGATTATCAACCCATGTGAACGTTATGAACTTAGAATATTTGTGCATAACCAAATTATTTTATCGGCTTAGTTTAGCTATTAACTTAAACCATAAGCAATTAATTCACATTTCTTCTGCtaagaagaaaactcaaaatactttatatatataaaaaagtaatatcTTTGGCGAGCTGAAAAAACCTTTAATATGCATTTGACTGTATGGTCAACTTTTTAAACTTTTCCCACGATTTAGATTTGCCATTTTCTTATGTCACTGagattcttttatttcttatgtttggtattttttccatttattaacaaaactaaccaaaatgGCCAAGTCAAGAGTTGTTTTACccatttgatttttattgtattttttccatttattaacaaaactaaccaaaatgGCACATGTCTCAGTTAGCCATTTGATAAAACGTGGATTAACCGAGCCCTTTTATTAGAATCATCCATATAAcgaaaataatatcattttatttatttatgcatAGCTTCATGGGTAAATACATCgtaactttttaacaaataaaacatggtAAATGGCAACCACTATAAAAGATAACTAAAGCATAGACTGTAGTAGCTTAGATATATAACTAGATAGATGAGTTCccacttaaa from Camelina sativa cultivar DH55 chromosome 3, Cs, whole genome shotgun sequence includes:
- the LOC104778843 gene encoding uncharacterized protein LOC104778843 encodes the protein MSGYKIWFLHGERLEYISSSEPYIVDSVEEPRAEVDYGVDTIEMVNDAYREKMQSMGQNVDRLEEPNAKACKFFSMLDAAKQSLYGGCRESHSALSSASRLMTIKTDYNLAEECVDAITDFVKDILPEDNHFLGTYYEIQKLVAGLGLPYQMIDETGGRVPVPYKRMWYLPITERLKRLYQSERMASPMRWHAKHNANGEITHPSDAEAWRHFQSVYPDFAYEPRNVYLGLSTDGFNPFGKHGSATTYDVSTKQNFQMRVALMWTISDFPAYGMLSGWSTHGRLACPSCEDNTDVFQLRHERKTSWFDCHRRFLLARHPYRRSRTLFWKNKQVVDVPPPEVDRHILLEQLRDFGAERTTDCGGNGHVVVYGAGINHNWYKHSIFWVLPYWKDLLLKHNLDVMHVEKNVFANLMNTVLNVPGKTKDNLKSRLDLPDICDREPLHVLENWRCPVLTFRLDTRKNEAFFNWITHDIKFPDGYASNLRNCVDMVEGKFTGMKSHDFHVVMQRLLPFAFEHLLPSNCRIYMALIRSYYPTYTEEQLDEHKQNRWVTVTQINPRGRIYRVADHDPLQPSGVGYMAPVEHSFDVDLVVDFSQFTHDRVDLDSEDEIGEFDGDDSDSVSSDYSSDSE
- the LOC104776524 gene encoding uncharacterized protein At1g24000-like, with the protein product MALNESTHEFDIKSQADDLFKDFMKGLKDNDLVEIEAEDWEKREITINVISSEILRKYKTFKLTTTITPRDDGDGSRVKWTGKIEKIPVDDIHVDPHISISTVQFNRKCPAEELFKAFMEAVKDDDEVEIEAEDWTNRKTTVNLISSVILRNYKTFKITIVVTPSEDGDGSHVKLTLVFEKISDDIDDPYLPFNTAAYLFKMLDAKILK